In the genome of Raphanus sativus cultivar WK10039 chromosome 4, ASM80110v3, whole genome shotgun sequence, one region contains:
- the LOC108850557 gene encoding uncharacterized protein LOC108850557 has product MAKEKFGPYTNSTLTRDELKIIQELWGVLYAVEGELPDGGTPETVRSGYCGAFMTHFKDGGLSFPLPSFLLELLAELGMAFTQMNPNFFVISRLHGFELERKNSGFQGTMILAPREGLSIISGIPNKDIQWRDKFFVFKVNPASVGDFDFSRIPRECNENIAKRFPCFSFRAYAYAMTPERNRAAPIALEEPVRPQQDRKGKILEVKRAEASAGAEPLKRAQRTPKGHVLRPRSQAPSPLLLAMPVSVAILVLEDQSASHIPVELDVGGDRVDSGARRTRRLDLNEVVLADLSSSSSMPPLVTQAPGSGASHVDLAQDKDPQMRAPFFGEDVAVANAKAMEASNEYAALMEARLANFQSREELEGQFLIIQQLQSKLSASQANEQHRVKEFEDLNAALAAGESDKVAIMGDFDSLKEKFKREAENREKTVQKEQMATFSFYVTYVVQTPDGRRMATFSFCNKF; this is encoded by the exons ATGGCAAAGGAAAAGTTTGGCCCATATACTAATTCTACGCTCACTCGGGATGAGCTCAAGATAATCCAAGAGCTTTGGGGAGTTCTCTACGCCGTTGAAGGCGAGCTTCCTGATGGAGGCACCCCCGAGACCGTAAGGTCAGGGTACTGCGGAGCCTTTATGACTCATTTCAAGGATGGCGGTTTATCGTTTcctcttccttccttccttttaGAGCTTTTAGCGGAGCTCGGAATGGCGTTCACTCAGATGAACCCAAATTTTTTCGTTATCTCAAGGCTACATGGGTTCGAGCTAGAGAGGAAG AACAGCGGCTTTCAGGGGACGATGATCCTGGCTCCGCGTGAAGGTCTCTCTATTATCAGTGGTATTCCCAACAAAGACATTCAGTGGAGAGACAAATTTTTCGTCTTTAAGGTCAATCCGGCGTCGGTTGGCGATTTTGATTTTTCTCGGATCCCAAGGGAATGTAATGAGAATATTGCTAAGCGATTTCCTTGCTTTTCTTTTCG AGCGTATGCTTACGCTATGACTCCGGAGCGAAACCGGGCTGCTCCTATCGCGCTTGAGGAACCAGTTCGTCCTCAACAAGATCGCAAAGGGAAAA TTTTAGAGGTGAAGAGAGCGGAGGCTTCTGCGGGTGCCGAACCCTTGAAGCGAGCTCAGAGAACTCCGAAAGGACATGTACTCAGGCCGAGATCTCAGGCTCCGTCTCCCCTCCTTTTGGCCATGCCGGTGTCGGTTGCTATTCTGGTTCTCGAGGACCAGTCGGCGTCTCATATCCCGGTTGAGTTGGATGTTGGTGGTGATAGAGTCGACTCTGGGGCTCGCCGAACTCGTCGTCTGGATCTGAATGAGGTCGTCTTGGCAGACCTTAGTTCATCGAGCTCGATGCCTCCTCTTGTGACGCAGGCTCCAG GATCCGGAGCATCTCACGTCGATCTGGCGCAAGATAAGGACCCCCAGATGCGAGCTCCCTTCTTTGGAGAAGATGTGGCCGTTGCGAATGCTAAG GCTATGGAAGCCAGTAATGAGTATGCTGCTTTGATGGAGGCACGACTGGCGAATTTCCAGAGTCGAGAAGAGCTAGAAGGCCAGTTTCTTATTATTCAACAGTTGCAATCCAAATTAAGCGCATCGCAGGCGAACGAGCAACATCGAGTGAAGGAGTTTGAAGACCTAAATGCAGCGTTGGCGGCTGGTGAGTCGGATAAGGTCGCGATTATGGGAGATTTCGACTCATTGAAGGAGAAGTTCAAACGAGAAGCTGAGAATCGGGAGAAAACAGTTCAAAAGGAGCAAATGGCTACCTTTTCTTTCTATGTCACATATGTTGTTCAAACTCCGGATGGGAGGCGAATGGCTACCTTTTCTTTCTGCAATAAGTTTTGA
- the LOC108855651 gene encoding glucan endo-1,3-beta-glucosidase 7, whose protein sequence is MEASVYRLFLLFFFCSYALHQTMSQPFIGVNYGQTADNLPPPSATAKLLQSTTIQKVRLYGSDPAIIKALANTGIEIVIGTGDVPGLASDPSFARSWVETNVVPYYPASKITLIDVGNEATTFGDRNFMLQLLPAMKNVQSALEAASLDGKIKVSTVHTMSILSQSDPPSAGVFASDHADILKGLLEFNRETGSPFAVNPYPFFAYQSDPRPETLAFCLFQPNPGRVDANSKIKYMNMFDAQVDAVYSALSSFGFKDVEIVVAETGWPYKGDPDEVGATIENAKAYNKNLIAHLKSMVGTPLMPGKVIETYLFALYDENLKPGKGSERAFGLFKPDLTMTYDIGLTKTTNQTSMAPQSPRLPPAAAPTSQTLPAPPQMILPSPTSPSDKNSGQTDVHNSTPRSASLAHLCSSLSVPSMMLFVSVMYALII, encoded by the exons ATGGAAGCTTCTGTTTATCGATTGTTcctactcttcttcttctgttcatATGCTCTCCATCAAACAA TGTCTCAGCCATTCATTGGAGTAAACTATGGCCAAACCGCCGACAATCTTCCTCCACCGTCAGCCACCGCAAAGCTCCTGCAATCCACAACGATCCAAAAAGTCCGTCTTTACGGATCTGACCCTGCTATAATCAAGGCCCTAGCAAACACTGGGATCGAGATCGTCATCGGAACAGGCGATGTACCCGGTTTAGCATCCGACCCCAGTTTCGCTCGGAGCTGGGTGGAAACCAACGTGGTCCCTTATTACCCTGCGAGCAAGATCACTCTCATCGACGTCGGAAACGAGGCAACAACCTTTGGCGACCGCAATTTCATGTTGCAGCTCTTGCCGGCTATGAAAAATGTCCAAAGCGCCCTCGAGGCAGCCTCTCTCGACGGCAAGATTAAGGTATCAACAGTACACACAATGTCGATTCTGAGCCAGTCCGACCCTCCTTCGGCCGGGGTATTTGCTTCCGACCATGCTGATATATTGAAGGGGTTGCTAGAGTTTAATAGGGAGACGGGGTCGCCTTTTGCGGTTAACCCGTACCCGTTTTTCGCTTACCAGAGCGATCCTAGACCCGAGACATTGGCCTTTTGCTTGTTTCAGCCTAATCCTGGCCGTGTCGACGCAAACAGCAAGATCAAGTATATGAATATGTTCGATGCTCAG GTTGATGCGGTGTATTCAGCTCTTAGCTCGTTTGGGTTCAAGGACGTAGAGATAGTGGTGGCTGAGACTGGGTGGCCATACAAGGGAGACCCGGACGAGGTTGGCGCGACAATTGAGAACGCTAAAGCTTACAATAAAAATCTTATCGCACATTTGAAATCAATGGTCGGAACACCGCTGATGCCTGGGAAAGTGATCGAGACATACTTGTTCGCATTGTACGACGAGAATCTCAAGCCCGGGAAAGGATCTGAACGAGCCTTCGGTTTGTTCAAACCTGATCTAACCATGACTTACGATATCGGTCTCACCAAAACTACCAACCAA ACTTCCATGGCTCCGCAGTCTCCACGTCTACCACCAGCTGCAGCTCCGACGAGTCAAACGTTGCCTGCTCCCCCGCAGATGATCCTCCCTTCACCGACTTCTCCCTCCGACAAAAATTCTGGACAAACCGATGTTCATAATTCTACTCCACGCTCTGCTTCTCTAGCTCACTTATGTTCTTCTCTTTCTGTTCCATCGATGATGTTGTTTGTTTCGGTTATGTATGCATTGATCATATAA